In one Fusarium keratoplasticum isolate Fu6.1 chromosome 5, whole genome shotgun sequence genomic region, the following are encoded:
- a CDS encoding DSBA domain-containing protein: MYESQVTFVMDTICPWTYLAKKRLDHALDQVRSSSSSTISFTLHFSPFQPSPNREATIPDRAAHALHHKHNDNAAAQQLFQAHMLSLAEPLNVPLGFTGPTGNSFPAHRVIQQVQEVYGTDTTNKLVDAIFRLYFAEGRHPGEDEMLIEACVEAGVDEKVAKSLVEDKEKGERDTKEKIRSIGMDIDSVPTVIIEGRRRDLTLTGLKEVAEYVKAFGTITKEST; encoded by the coding sequence GCTCGATCACGCCCTCGACCAAGTCCgttcctcatcctcttccaccaTCTCCTTCACCCTCCATTTCTCCCCCTTCCAGCCAAGCCCCAACCGCGAGGCCACAATCCCAGACCGTGCCGCGCATGCCCTCCACCACAAGCACAACGACAATGCAGCCGCTCAGCAACTCTTCCAGGCACACATGCTCTCCCTGGCGGAACCGCTAAACGTCCCGCTCGGCTTCACAGGGCCGACGGGCAACTCCTTTCCCGCTCACCGAGTTATTCAGCAGGTCCAGGAGGTATATGGCACGGACACTACGAATAAGCTCGTGGATGCGATATTTAGGCTGTACTTTGCGGAGGGAAGACATCCTGGCGAAGATGAGATGCTGATCGAGGCTTGTGTTGAGGCGGGAGTGGATGAGAAAGTGGCCAAGAGCCTGGTGGAGGATAAGGAGAAAGGGGAGAGAGACACTAAGGAGAAAATTAGGAGCATAGGGATGGATATTGATTCGGTGCCAACTGTGATTATTGAAGGACGGAGAAGGGACTTAACGTTGACAGGGCTCAAAGAAGTTGCCGAGTATGTCAAGGCCTTCggaaccatcaccaaggagagCACTTAG